One segment of Schistocerca cancellata isolate TAMUIC-IGC-003103 chromosome 2, iqSchCanc2.1, whole genome shotgun sequence DNA contains the following:
- the LOC126162337 gene encoding profilin: MSWQDYVDKQLLASKCVTKAAIAGHDGNVWAKSEGFEVSKEEIAKLVQGFEKQDILTSSGVTLAGNRYIYLSGTDRVIRAKLGKVGVHCMKTQQAVVVSLYEDPIQPQQAASVVEKLGDYLVSCGY; this comes from the exons ATGAGCTGGCAGGATTATGTAGACAAGCAGTTGCTGGCTTCTAAATGTGTTACTAAAGCAGCAATTGCTGGACATGATGGAAATGTTTGGGCGAAATCGGAAGGATTTGAA GTATCGAAAGAAGAAATTGCAAAGTTGGTGCAAGGTTTTGAGAAACAAGATATCTTGACGTCTTCTGGTGTCACGTTGGCTGGCAACAGATATATTTACCTGTCTGGAACTGATAGAGTTATTAGGGCAAAGCTTGGAAAGGTTGGTGTGCATTGCATGAAGACACAGCAAG CTGTTGTAGTTTCACTATATGAGGATCCCATCCAACCACAACAGGCAGCCTCTGTTGTGGAAAAATTAGGGGATTACTTAGTGTCCTGTGGATACTAG